A region from the Lolium perenne isolate Kyuss_39 chromosome 4, Kyuss_2.0, whole genome shotgun sequence genome encodes:
- the LOC127295731 gene encoding probable xyloglucan 6-xylosyltransferase 1 — MWVAERMLGERRMRGINRFARNARLTVVCLFLTVLVLRGTVGAGRFGTPQQDLTELRHRFISHSHPQQQRALAEHHHALSKSTSTSKPYSASTDKDEPEPQPRSLRDPPYTLGPKISDWDEQRAAWNARHPETPPFLNDIKPRVMLVTGSSPKPCENPVGDHYLLKSIKNKMDYCRIHDIEVFYNMALLDAELAGFWAKLPLLRALLLAHPEVEFFWWMDSDAMFTDMAFELPWERYGPYNFVLHGWDEMVYDDRNWIGLNTGSFLIRNCQWSLDYLDTWAPMGPKGPVRTEAGRVLTKHLKDRPVFEADDQSAMVYILATQRDKWGDKVYLENGYYLHGYWGILVDRYEEMLENYQPGLGDHRWPLVTHFVGCKPCSKFGDYPVERCLKQMDRAFNFGDNQVLHMYGFEHKSLASRRVKRIRNETSNPLETKDDYGLLHPAFKAVKTTAT; from the coding sequence ATGTGGGTGGCGGAGCGGATGCTGGGGGAGCGCCGGATGCGGGGCATCAACCGCTTCGCGCGGAACGCCAGGCTCACCGTCGTCTGCCTCTTCCTCACCGTGCTCGTCCTCCGCGGCACCGTCGGCGCCGGCCGCTTCGGCACGCCGCAGCAGGACCTCACCGAGCTCCGCCACCGCTTCATCTCCCACTCCCACCCGCAGCAGCAGCGCGCCCTCGCCGAGCACCACCACGCCCTCTCCaaatccacctccacctccaagcCCTACTCCGCCTCCACGGACAAGGACGAGCCGGAGCCGCAGCCGCGGTCGCTGCGGGACCCGCCCTACACCCTCGGCCCCAAAATCTCCGACTGGGACGAGCAGCGCGCGGCCTGGAACGCGCGGCACCCGGAGACCCCGCCCTTCCTCAACGACATCAAGCCGCGGGTCATGCTCGTCACGGGGTCCTCCCCGAAGCCCTGCGAGAACCCGGTGGGGGACCACTACCTGCTCAAGTCGATCAAGAACAAGATGGACTACTGCCGGATCCACGACATCGAGGTCTTCTACAACATGGCGCTGCTCGACGCCGAGCTGGCCGGGTTCTGGGCGAAGCTCCCTTTACTCCGCGCGCTCCTGCTCGCGCACCCGGAGGTGGAGTTCTTCTGGTGGATGGACTCGGACGCCATGTTCACCGACATGGCCTTCGAGCTGCCCTGGGAGCGCTACGGGCCCTACAACTTCGTGCTGCACGGCTGGGACGAGATGGTCTACGACGACCGCAACTGGATCGGCCTCAACACGGGGAGCTTCCTCATCCGCAACTGCCAGTGGTCGCTCGACTACCTCGACACCTGGGCGCCCATGGGGCCCAAGGGCCCCGTGCGCACCGAGGCCGGCCGCGTGCTCACCAAGCACCTCAAGGACCGCCCCGTCTTCGAGGCCGACGACCAGTCCGCCATGGTCTACATCCTCGCCACGCAGCGCGACAAGTGGGGCGACAAGGTCTACCTCGAGAACGGCTACTACCTCCACGGCTACTGGGGCATCCTCGTCGACAGGTACGAGGAGATGCTCGAGAACTACCAGCCCGGCCTCGGCGATCACCGATGGCCCCTCGTCACCCACTTTGTCGGCTGCAAGCCATGCTCCAAGTTCGGGGATTACCCCGTCGAGCGCTGCCTCAAGCAGATGGACCGCGCGTTCAATTTCGGGGACAACCAGGTCCTGCACATGTATGGGTTCGAGCACAAGTCTCTTGCGAGCAGGAGGGTCAAGAGGATCAGGAATGAGACCAGCAACCCGCTTGAGACCAAGGACGATTACGGGTTGCTGCACCCCGCGTTCAAGGCCGTCAAGACGACCGCTACGTGA
- the LOC127295732 gene encoding probable LL-diaminopimelate aminotransferase, chloroplastic: MGTTASPATTATPSSFLSSPSVSLRASKSSHLRPTRRLPVHVRCVSSPPAADTAYTTKVSRNANIAKLQAGYLFPEIARRRAAHLLKNPDAKIISLGIGDTTEPIPEVITNAMAERAHALSTVEGYSGYGAEQGEKKLRAAIAATYYADLGIEETDIFVSDGAKCDISRLQVLFGSNVTVAVQDPSYPAYVDSSVIMGQTDLYQQDVQKYGNIQYMKCSPENGFFPDLSNVARTDIIFFCSPNNPTGAAASREQLTQLVKFAKDNGSIIVYDSAYAMYISDDSPKSIFEIPGAKEVALETASFSKYAGFTGVRLGWTVVPKELLFSDGHPVAKDFNRIVCTSFNGASTLSQAGGLGCLSPEGLKAMQDVVGFYKENTKIIVDTFTELGFNVYGAKNAPYVWVHFPGRNSWDVFAEILEKANVVTTPGSGFGPGGEGFVRVSAFGHRENIIEAARRLKQLYK, translated from the exons ATGGGAACAACCGCCTCACCCGCCACCACGGCCACCCCTTCGTCCTTCCTCTCATCGCCGTCCGTCTCCCTCAG GGCGTCGAAGTCGAGCCACCTCCGGCCGACGAGGAGGCTGCCCGTCCATGTACGCTGCGTAAGCAGCCCTCCGGCCGCCGATACAG CTTACACCACCAAGGTTTCGCGGAATGCGAACATAGCCAAGCTCCAAGCAGGCTATTTGTTTCCAGAG ATTGCCAGGAGGAGAGCTGCCCATCTGCTCAAGAATCCTGATGCCAAAATCATAAGCTTGGGGATCGGTGACACAACGGAGCCCATTCCTGAGGTCATAACAAACGCCATGGCAGAG AGAGCACATGCTTTATCCACAGTAGAGGGCTACAGTGGTTATGGAGCTGAACAAGGTGAAAAG AAACTAAGGGCAGCAATTGCTGCAACCTACTATGCGGATCTTGGTATTGAAGAAACAGATATATTTGTCTCTGATGGTGCAAAATGTGACATTTCTCGTCTACAG GTTCTTTTTGGATCTAATGTGACGGTTGCAGTCCAAGACCCATCCTATCCC gCTTATGTTGATTCAAGTGTTATCATGGGGCAAACTGACTTATATCAGCAGGATGTTCAGAAGTATGGAAATATTCAATACATGAAATGCAGTCCTGAAAATGGATTTTTCCCTGATCTCTCAAATGTCGCACGGACAGATATAATATTCTTTTGTTCACCCAACAATCCTACTGGTGCTGCTGCATCTAGGGAGCAGCTAACACAGCTAGTGAAATTTGCGAAGGACAATGGGTCCATAATAGTCTATGATTCTGCTTATGCCATGTATATATCAGATGACAGCCCAAAGTCCATTTTTGAAATTCCTGGAGCAAAGGAG GTTGCCCTTGAGACGGCATCTTTCTCCAAATATGCTGGATTCACCGGTGTCCGTCTGGGTTGGACCGTGGTCCCTAAGGAGCTCCTTTTCTCTGATGGACATCCAGTTGCTAAAGACTTCAACCGCATAGTATGCACTTCCTTCAATGGCGCATCAACCCTCTCTCAAGCCGGTGGTTTGGGCTGTCTCTCTCCAGAGGGTCTAAAG GCTATGCAAGACGTTGTCGGGTTCTACAAGGAGAATACCAAGATCATTGTTGACACATTTACGGAGCTCGGATTCAACGTCTATGGTGCCAAGAATGCTCCCTACGTGTGGGTGCACTTCCCTGGCCGTAATTCTTGGGATGTCTTCGCCGAGATCCTTGAGAAGGCAAATGTGGTTACTACTCCGGGCAGTGGATTTGGGCCTGGCGGTGAGGGCTTCGTGAGGGTCAGCGCGTTTGGCCACAGAGAAAACATTATTGAAGCCGCGAGAAGACTGAAGCAGCTATACAAATGA